The Marinomonas sp. IMCC 4694 genome includes a region encoding these proteins:
- a CDS encoding efflux RND transporter periplasmic adaptor subunit, which translates to MKKIPYSMAVLVLGSLASFASAQPVVGVLYPEMNLKLAMADNGVIRQVHVKSGSLVKAMDPLVTLDSTMQTLEMTRNKLIWLDTKEQQSLVARRVILAKKYAVAQALYQESRSISLDELDGLQLQLIDLDGQIAQLTEREEREQLEYEISAQRVKDRVLRAPVAGIVTQVVQHQGEWAPVGEPIIGLVDVTELFVKLNIRDVLARNLTLGAELPVTIENLPIQQGFIDYIAPIADAASGLVEIKIKLNNPDGVMRPGVRVSVELVGR; encoded by the coding sequence ATGAAAAAAATACCCTATAGCATGGCTGTCTTAGTGTTAGGTTCACTTGCCTCTTTTGCTAGTGCGCAACCTGTTGTTGGGGTCTTGTACCCTGAGATGAATTTAAAACTCGCCATGGCCGATAATGGTGTTATTCGACAAGTGCATGTTAAGTCGGGTTCCTTGGTGAAGGCGATGGACCCTTTGGTTACCCTTGACAGCACCATGCAAACACTGGAAATGACGCGTAATAAACTGATCTGGCTCGATACCAAAGAACAGCAGAGTTTAGTCGCTAGGCGCGTGATACTCGCGAAAAAATACGCCGTAGCACAAGCCTTGTATCAAGAGTCGCGTTCGATAAGTTTGGATGAATTGGATGGTTTGCAGTTGCAACTCATTGATTTAGATGGTCAAATCGCCCAGCTTACCGAGCGTGAAGAACGTGAGCAGCTAGAGTATGAGATCAGCGCTCAGCGTGTAAAAGACCGTGTTTTGCGCGCCCCTGTTGCAGGTATTGTCACGCAAGTGGTGCAACACCAAGGCGAGTGGGCCCCTGTTGGCGAGCCGATTATAGGCTTGGTAGACGTGACGGAATTGTTTGTTAAACTCAATATTCGTGATGTGCTGGCACGTAATTTAACGCTCGGTGCTGAACTCCCAGTGACCATTGAAAACTTACCGATACAGCAGGGTTTTATCGATTACATTGCTCCGATAGCCGATGCGGCCAGTGGTTTAGTCGAAATTAAGATAAAACTCAACAACCCAGATGGTGTAATGCGCCCCGGAGTTCGAGTGTCTGTTGAGTTAGTTGGTCGATGA